In Terriglobus sp. TAA 43, a single window of DNA contains:
- a CDS encoding Fe2+-dependent dioxygenase — translation MLIQVPEVLTAEQVKRLRAMLDSTDWVDGKVTAGYQSAQVKDNMQLSETNPVAIEIGKEILTALNRNPVFVSAALPKKIFPPLFNRYTGGQSFGNHVDNSVRRINSTGEYVRTDLSMTLFFSEPDEYDGGELVIEDTYGSKSVKLPAGDAILYPSTSLHHVRPVTRGARVCSFFWMQSMVRSDDQRSLLLGLDVAIQKLNRDVPNHESVVELTGVYHNLLRQWVEL, via the coding sequence GTGCTGATACAGGTTCCAGAAGTTCTTACCGCCGAACAGGTCAAACGTCTTCGCGCCATGCTCGACTCCACCGATTGGGTCGATGGCAAAGTCACCGCCGGATATCAATCCGCGCAGGTGAAAGACAACATGCAGTTGTCAGAGACGAACCCTGTTGCTATTGAGATCGGCAAGGAAATTCTTACAGCCCTGAATCGCAATCCTGTCTTCGTCTCAGCGGCATTGCCAAAGAAGATCTTTCCGCCACTCTTCAATCGCTATACAGGTGGCCAGTCCTTCGGCAATCACGTGGACAATTCCGTACGCCGCATCAACAGCACCGGCGAATACGTCCGCACCGATCTCTCCATGACGCTCTTCTTCAGCGAGCCCGATGAATATGACGGCGGCGAGCTGGTCATTGAAGACACGTACGGTAGCAAGAGCGTGAAGCTACCCGCAGGCGACGCAATTCTCTATCCCTCCACCAGCCTGCATCACGTACGTCCCGTCACGCGTGGTGCACGTGTCTGTTCGTTCTTCTGGATGCAGAGCATGGTGCGCAGCGATGATCAGCGTTCGCTTCTGCTTGGCCTTGATGTGGCCATTCAAAAACTCAACCGCGACGTGCCCAATCACGAGTCCGTGGTGGAACTGACTGGCGTGTATCACAACCTGCTCCGCCAGTGGGTTGAGCTGTAG
- a CDS encoding fasciclin domain-containing protein translates to MKTLMGTAVALICVSCSVYAAKQKATEVGGVPMLSKSSIAENAATSPVLTTFAANVKSAGLEDKLNDKGPYTVFAPTDDAFKKLPTGTVDGLQKPENTADLTKVLTYLVVPGKITSSKLKKMVHKGHGTATLTSMVGEAITVKAAGDLITLTDTKGDSAVILTADVPQKNGMIHIVDAVLLPN, encoded by the coding sequence ATGAAGACTTTGATGGGAACTGCCGTAGCACTGATCTGCGTGAGTTGCAGTGTGTACGCAGCCAAGCAGAAGGCCACGGAGGTGGGTGGTGTTCCGATGTTGTCGAAAAGTTCGATTGCAGAAAACGCAGCGACGTCACCTGTTCTGACAACATTTGCAGCGAATGTGAAGAGCGCCGGGCTGGAAGACAAACTGAATGACAAAGGTCCCTACACAGTGTTTGCTCCGACGGACGACGCCTTCAAGAAGCTGCCTACGGGGACCGTGGATGGATTGCAGAAGCCGGAGAACACCGCTGACCTGACGAAGGTGCTGACTTATCTTGTGGTGCCGGGAAAGATCACTTCCTCGAAGCTGAAGAAGATGGTGCATAAGGGACATGGCACCGCCACGCTGACCAGCATGGTAGGCGAAGCCATCACCGTGAAGGCTGCCGGTGATCTGATTACGCTGACGGATACGAAGGGGGATTCGGCCGTGATTTTGACTGCGGATGTGCCGCAGAAGAACGGCATGATTCACATCGTGGACGCAGTGTTGTTGCCGAACTAA